ATGATTGCTCATAAAATCAATTTTTTTATCATACAAAATACCACCGATTTCTTTTGTTATATCTTTTACAATTCCCCGTTTTGTGTTATCGTAAAGCCAATCGGAAGCATAATGAAGTCTGGATGGATATAGGTCGATCGTTCCATTTCGATATCGAATATTTGTTAATTCTTTTTGATAATCTTCAAAAGTTATTTTATTGTTTTTTATACATCTAGCAAAAACTAATGAACTTTCAAAAAAGGTGTAACAATCTAAACCGGAAAGATGAATCACAAGATTTTCTTTTTCACCTTTTTCTAAAGTATTAGCTTCATAATCCAAACCCAAAAATGATTTGCCAATTTCTACAAAAATATCATTTATTGGAAGCTCTGTTAAATTTTTTGAAAAAGCTAACTCAAATTTTGAATTGCAAATTTTCAAATCTTCATCTGAATAAGTTGCTTGTGCAATGAATGAAGAATTAAATAAGAACAAAAAAATAATTGCGAAAAAATATTTCATATTGGTAAATCTTCCTCGTGATTTGAACTTGAAATATCCTCTTCAAAAGTTGAATGGAACATATCTAAGTTTTCAAACCTTGCAAAATCTTTTACGAATTTTAGTCTAACATCTCCGGTTGGGCCGTTACGTTGTTTCCCAACAATAATTTCTGCAATTCCTTCAGTTGATTCACCATCGGCAAATTGAGTAATTCCATAATATTCT
The nucleotide sequence above comes from Ignavibacteriota bacterium. Encoded proteins:
- a CDS encoding DUF1460 domain-containing protein encodes the protein MKYFFAIIFLFLFNSSFIAQATYSDEDLKICNSKFELAFSKNLTELPINDIFVEIGKSFLGLDYEANTLEKGEKENLVIHLSGLDCYTFFESSLVFARCIKNNKITFEDYQKELTNIRYRNGTIDLYPSRLHYASDWLYDNTKRGIVKDITKEIGGILYDKKIDFMSNHTESYKQLKNNLKFIEEIKSIEDSINSRKYYYIPEDYIECIEDKIQNGDIILLSTGIDGLDISHTGIAVKMDDGRIHFMHAPIKGKKIEITKLPLADYARSVEKHTGIMVARVLEP